From the genome of Nicotiana sylvestris chromosome 2, ASM39365v2, whole genome shotgun sequence, one region includes:
- the LOC104234797 gene encoding uncharacterized protein, producing MDIPVQHKKLALDIKGNKTDIVICAYDDHFLVIATQIGSMGTILHARKEEGVLIHPTFSVSVLLGKRDEPMLVACARQIIEHISSAGSSRSLVLSLGLRDHSLPTLKGIVSAVTENCLW from the exons ATGGACATACCGGTCCAGCACAAGAAGCTTGCACTTGATATTAAG GGAAATAAAACAGATATAGTCATCTGTGCGTATGATGACCATTTTCTG GTTATAGCTACTCAAATAGGAAGTATGGGTACAATTCTGCATGCCAG GAAGGAGGAAGGGGTGTTGATCCATCCAACCTTTAGTGTTTCTGTATTACTGGGTAAACGTGATGAG CCCATGCTAGTTGCATGTGCTCGGCAGATTATTGAACACATAAG TAGCGCAGGTTCTTCTAGGTCTTTGGTCTTGTCTCTTGGTCTACGAGACCACTCTCTG CCCACCTTGAAAGGCATTGTTTCGGCTGTGACTGAGAACTGCCTTTGGTGA